One part of the Andrena cerasifolii isolate SP2316 chromosome 4, iyAndCera1_principal, whole genome shotgun sequence genome encodes these proteins:
- the LOC143368381 gene encoding uncharacterized protein LOC143368381 produces the protein MGSTDKAVITGFICRLCSKMNRFVIHIYGEEGERMKLAEKINAYLPITVNMNDPLPKTACLHCIKRLEAHHELMEQFMFAKRRLTTENKSSTVASSSSQTVESAPTSSPPPC, from the exons ATGGGTAGCACGGATAAAGCCGTGATCACGGGATTTATATGCAGGCTTTGCAGTAAGATGAACCGTTTCGTGATCCACATATACGGCGAAGAGGGTGAGAGAATGAAGCTTGCCGAGAAAATAAACGCTTATCTTCCAATTACG GTAAACATGAATGATCCATTACCAAAAACGGCATGTCTGCATTGTATTAAACGGCTAGAAGCTCACCATGAATTAATGGAGCAATTTATGTTCGCTAAACGAAGGTTAACCACAGAGAATAAGTCATCGACAGTAGCATCGTCATCCTCGCAAACCGTCGAATCTGCACCAACATCTAGCCCGCCCCCGTGTTGA